In one Serinus canaria isolate serCan28SL12 chromosome 2, serCan2020, whole genome shotgun sequence genomic region, the following are encoded:
- the PPP1R3G gene encoding protein phosphatase 1 regulatory subunit 3G, giving the protein MASPARQRQELAVEERRLRGAAPTVSRDGKREAAGERLVLLELRRCGRPPSPGPGERQEEGEEEEDEGEAAAGEDCCGKCKKRVQFADSLGLSLASVKHFSDAEEPQVPPAALSHLQSPPDEERDPPPPGADPPPPALLLVPDFPDGGEPSAERLRRQRVCLERLGRPAAPTDVRGTVQVLGGPGPREVTVRYTFNEWLSFVDVPAAPLPPEPPAERYGFTLCVPPSLREGSALHFAIRYRSPQGEFWDNNGGRNYTLRCCGCPGGGPAAAPPGPAAPRY; this is encoded by the coding sequence ATGGCGAGCCCCGCACGCCAGCGGCAGGAGCTGGCGGTCGAGGAGCGGCGGCTCCGCGGCGCGGCCCCGACGGTGTCCCGCGACGGCAagcgggaggcggcgggggagcggctggtgctgctggagctgcgCCGCTGCGGGCGGCCGCCGTCCCCCGGCCCCGGCGAgcggcaggaggagggggaggaggaggaagacgagggggaggcggcggcgggcgaAGATTGCTGCGGCAAGTGCAAGAAGCGGGTGCAGTTCGCCGACTCGCTGGGGCTGAGCCTCGCCAGCGTCAAGCACTTCAGCGACGCCGAGGAGCCGCAGGTGCCGCCCGCCGCGCTGTCGCACCTGCAGAGCCCGCCCGACGAGGAGCGGGacccgccgccgcccggcgccgacccgccgccgcccgcgctgCTCCTGGTGCCCGACTTCCCCGACGGCGGGGAGCCCAGCGCCGAGCGGCTGCGGCGGCAGCGCGTCTGCCTGGAGCGCCTGGGGCGGCCCGCGGCCCCCACCGACGTGCGGGGCACGGTGCAAGTGCtgggcggccccggccccagGGAGGTGACGGTGCGCTACACCTTCAACGAGTGGCTCTCCTTCGTGGACGTCCCGGCCGCGCCGCTGCCCCCCGAGCCGCCGGCCGAGCGCTACGGCTTCACCCTGTGCGTCCCGCCGAGCCTGCGGGAGGGCTCGGCCCTGCACTTCGCCATCCGCTACCGCAGCCCGCAGGGAGAGTTCTGGGACAACAACGGCGGCCGCAACTACACGTTGCGCTGCTGCGGCTGCcccgggggcggccccgccgccgccccgccgggccccgccgcaCCCCGCTACTGA